The DNA segment TATTTTTTCCCTTTTGCTTCCGCTTTGAGTTCATCTAACAAAATTTGATACCCTTCACTAAGAAAATGGAAGCATGGAGGTATGATTTCCCCCGACTGAAAAACATATCCTTCCGGAAGCCATTCCGGCTGCTGTAAATCCGGCGCTTTATGTTTGATGGACAGCTGTGTATATTCTTCGTGATCTAAACTCGTTATGGAGCGGTACGTATAATTTAGTATATTGTTAACTCCGTCATACATGACCCTTAAACCGCCTTGCTCATCAACTTTTCTGTATATTGCTTCCGCCTCTTTTTTCTGCCGCTCAAGATTGTTTTTGCTCGAAGCTGCCTGTGTCGCAGGCTTTTTCACCGGTTTGGCAGCAGCTTCGGCAGTAATTACGCTTGCTGAGCTTAGCGCAAGCAGGATGCTTGCAGTGGCGATCATCGTTTTTGTCGTAAGATTCATGAATAAATCTCCTTTCGGCCAATAGGCACTATGTTTGGTTTACTTGTATAACGCCTGATCTTACAGAAAAGGGACACTCCTGCACGAAGTTATTTCACCATGCTCTCGACGATACGAATAAATTCAGACTTGGATAGAGTAGTCCCCGGGTTATCGTAAACGGAATAAAAGACCTCAGCCTCCTCATCCAGCCATTCCAATTTGTGCTTGTAGTAGTCAGCCTCATCCGCCGCCTCTGCCTCCATATAAACCATCTCTTGCCCGCCTACCGTCAGTTTCTCGACGATCACATCTTCAGGATGCATCGTTGTTACCGAAGATGTGCCCTTTTTTCGTACATAAGCATTGATATTGATCATGTCCTCTCCATTGGCATACCTCGCATTTGCACTGCCCGCTATATTCCAGGACAACGGTTTGAGGAACAATTTAGAGTCACTGGCGGAGGACTCGGCCGTACGGATAAACTCCGGCTCCAGCTTTTTCAGATTCTCTAGGCTGGCCTCTCCTTCCATCACACTTGGGAATACCCTTCCCGATTCAAATGAGAGCCCTTTAGGCAAATACTTAGGTTCCACAAATAATGGCCCATTCGTCGCTTCTAGTTGCTTCGCAAATTTCTCGTAACGGCTATGCTCGATCGGCTTATATACGGTTTGAACCATATTTCCTGTGTCATAAGCATTCAGCATATCGTCATCGACATAGTAAGCAACGAGTTCACCCGGCTGAAGCAGTGCTAAGACATGCTCCTTGTAGGCAGACCTCATTTCGTAATAAGTCTTGGCATGGGGAGTATAAGCATCTTCCCTGATTTCCTTCGTTTCAACGATCACTTCGCCCTTGGGGTTCTTAATTTGCACAAATCGCGTTGCCGCATAGCCTGTTAAGGAGGATAGTACAAGAATGAAGCAGATGATCGCGACAATAGCACTGGTGCGTTGTCGGGAAATTTTTTTACCGCTATTTTGTTCATGAATTTCCCTGACCCGGTTCATAACGCTCAGCCGTACATCGATGA comes from the Paenibacillus lentus genome and includes:
- a CDS encoding DUF4367 domain-containing protein: MNLTTKTMIATASILLALSSASVITAEAAAKPVKKPATQAASSKNNLERQKKEAEAIYRKVDEQGGLRVMYDGVNNILNYTYRSITSLDHEEYTQLSIKHKAPDLQQPEWLPEGYVFQSGEIIPPCFHFLSEGYQILLDELKAEAKGKKYYAKKVNWSEAGETAIVYAKGNDIIRISAKRIQPLITESTRVPGKGEKFEKVSIDGIEAIYSTGSNAVYSTKLIWEDAENQLEYEIATYRKSPLTKEDLVTIAESIIQE
- a CDS encoding DUF4367 domain-containing protein, whose translation is MRKAKITLHDDTIKEFVIQDEPGIIDVRLSVMNRVREIHEQNSGKKISRQRTSAIVAIICFILVLSSLTGYAATRFVQIKNPKGEVIVETKEIREDAYTPHAKTYYEMRSAYKEHVLALLQPGELVAYYVDDDMLNAYDTGNMVQTVYKPIEHSRYEKFAKQLEATNGPLFVEPKYLPKGLSFESGRVFPSVMEGEASLENLKKLEPEFIRTAESSASDSKLFLKPLSWNIAGSANARYANGEDMININAYVRKKGTSSVTTMHPEDVIVEKLTVGGQEMVYMEAEAADEADYYKHKLEWLDEEAEVFYSVYDNPGTTLSKSEFIRIVESMVK